Genomic segment of Fervidobacterium gondwanense DSM 13020:
CATAACTAAATATTGGTCATGATTGAGTAGGGCATTGTAAAAGAACGGTCCTATCGTTGGCAAGTTTAAGACAATAGATGCGAGGATTGTTCCGCTAAAGACATTCGGAAGTTCCATTCCTGCAATGCTTACAAGCGGGTTTAGTGCATTCTTTACCGCATGTCTTCTTACAGTTCTTTCATCCAGTCCCCTCGCTCTGAGTGCGTTTACGAATGGTGAGCCAACAGTATCGAGCAGATTTGCACGCATTACACGATACAAACCTCCGACGCCACTAACACCGATTACTATAAGTGGTATCCACAGATGTTTTAAAAGGTCAATGAATTTAGCCACTGACCACGGTGTGCCTATGAATTCTGGCGAAAATAGTCCACCTATGTAGGTATATCTTGCGTTGAGTGCGAAAAACATTAAGAGCAGTGCCAAGAAGAATTCTGGAATAGATATACCAACAAAGGCGATAACGGCAAAAGTGTAATCCCAAAAGCTGTAAGGATGGAAGGCCGAAAAAATTCCAAGAGGAATAGCTATAACCCATTGGAGAAGTATGGTCATTAAGGAAATTCCAACTGTCCAGCCCATTCTTTCCCATATCAAATCAAAGACAGGCCTCTGGTAAGAAAAGCTGTAACCGAAATCCAGCTTCGTTACGATATTCTTAACCCACAGCATGTATCGATAGTAAGCGGGCTTGTCAAGACCAAGCTCCTGGCGTAATGCTTCAATCTGTTCAGGAGAGATTCTCGGATTGTCAAGGTACTGAGAAAGGAAATCACCCGGTTGAAGCTCGGTTATTATAAAACATATTATCGAAATAATTACCATCATTGGAATCATTATGAGTACCCTTCGAATAATGAAGCTTGTCAAATTGCTCATCCAATTCCCTCCAATGTACAGCTTCTTAAAAAACGAGGGGAGCGAAGCTCC
This window contains:
- a CDS encoding ABC transporter permease, with product MSNLTSFIIRRVLIMIPMMVIISIICFIITELQPGDFLSQYLDNPRISPEQIEALRQELGLDKPAYYRYMLWVKNIVTKLDFGYSFSYQRPVFDLIWERMGWTVGISLMTILLQWVIAIPLGIFSAFHPYSFWDYTFAVIAFVGISIPEFFLALLLMFFALNARYTYIGGLFSPEFIGTPWSVAKFIDLLKHLWIPLIVIGVSGVGGLYRVMRANLLDTVGSPFVNALRARGLDERTVRRHAVKNALNPLVSIAGMELPNVFSGTILASIVLNLPTIGPFFYNALLNHDQYLVMSFLMFIALITQIGNLLADITLALVDPRIRVA